From Thermococcus barophilus MP:
AGGATTAGACCCACAGACCAGAGCTCACATCTGGGAGTATATAAAGAAAATGAAAGAAGAACATGAAATGACGATTTTCCTGACAACGCACTACATGGACGAAGCAGAGCAGCTGGCAGACAGAATAGCAATCATTGATCACGGGAGAATCATAGCGGAGGGAACTTCAGAGGAGCTCAAAAAGCTCGTTGGGAATGATGTCATTTACATCAGAATAGCGAATGGAAAAGAAGAGGTAAAATGCTTAAATGCTGATTTCATAAGGGGATGTAAGGTTCTTCCTGACGGAAGGGTTAGGCTTGAGGTTGCAAACGCCGCTGAAGCTCTGCCAAAGCTCTTTGAGCTTGCCCAGCAAAATGATATCAAAATCTTGGAGGTTACGTACCACAGACCAACACTTAATGATGTGTTCTTATATCTGACAGGCAGAGAGCTGAGAGAAGAAAGCGCAGGCGGTTTTGATATGGCAAAAATAGCAGTTAGAAGGAGGTATATGAGATGAAGGCATTTACAACAATGGCGTATAGACAGATTAAGAGATTTTTCAGAGCGAGATCAAGAGTAATAGGAATGTTCGTGAATCCGCTAATGTGGCTCATATTCTTCGGGCTGGGATGGAGCAAGGTCTTCAACTTTCCGGCAGCAAGTGCACTCTTTGGAGGAGTTGATTATCTCTCATTCCTTGCACCGGGTATAACGGCAATGACAATCTTCAACGCAAGCTTCATAGCCGGGATAAGCGTTATCTGGGACAAGCAGTTCGGCTTTCTCAAGGAGATTTTAGTTGCCCCGGCATCAAGGAAAGAAGCCATAACCGGCAGAATAGTGGGAGATTCAGTAATGGCAGTAGTTCAGGGATTGGTCATCCTTCTATTGACCTTCACAATAGCAAGTAGCCTCAAGTTTTCCGGTGTGCTGCCGATGATCCTCATAGGCTTCTTGCTCGCAATAGCATTCTCAAGCTTCGGCGTCAGCCTTGCATTGAGGATGACAAGCATGGAAGGATTTCAGATGATAATGAGCTTTTTAATGCTTCCTCTGATGTTCCTCAGCGGTGCATTTTATCCCGTTGAAACAATGCCAACATGGATGCAGTATTTAGCCTATATAAACCCGTTAACATATGCTGTTGACGCAGCAAGGCACGTATTAGTTAATGCTCCAGCAACTACAGCAACAGCTCCAATACCGGGCATACCAACGGTCTCATTAACGAGATTTTCACTGATGACAGACATCGGTGTTCTTGCCGTATTAGCTTTGGCATTCCTGGCAATTGCTATGATTTCCTTCGAAAGGGCAACGATTGAGTGAGGGATAGAGATGAACAGACAAAAACTTACAATGCTTTGTGTTGCCCTGGCTGGGCTGATCTTTATTCCTTCAGTCTTTTTTAATAAGCCCTCCTTTGCATTAATTGGAGCTTTCTTTGACTGGCTTCCATTGCCAACAGGATGGATGAAAGCAGAAAAAGAAATCAACAGAACATTCCTCAAGCTCCATGTAGCGGTGACATTGATAGCATACGTCGTCTTTGTAGCGTGGCTCATTAAAAGAGCGGCAACAGTCGGCTTTACATTTCTCGAAATCTGGTGGCTGGCAGTAAT
This genomic window contains:
- a CDS encoding ATP-binding cassette domain-containing protein, producing MEYAITADNLVKKYGDFTAVKGVSFKVKKGEIFAFLGPNGAGKTTTIHMLVTLLKPTSGNATVAGHDVIKEPDKVRKKIGIVFQDPSLDRELTAYENMYIHGKIYGLSGDKLKKRIMEMLKFVELDEFKDRQVKFFSGGMQRRLEIARALIHEPEVLFLDEPTIGLDPQTRAHIWEYIKKMKEEHEMTIFLTTHYMDEAEQLADRIAIIDHGRIIAEGTSEELKKLVGNDVIYIRIANGKEEVKCLNADFIRGCKVLPDGRVRLEVANAAEALPKLFELAQQNDIKILEVTYHRPTLNDVFLYLTGRELREESAGGFDMAKIAVRRRYMR
- a CDS encoding ABC transporter permease; translated protein: MKAFTTMAYRQIKRFFRARSRVIGMFVNPLMWLIFFGLGWSKVFNFPAASALFGGVDYLSFLAPGITAMTIFNASFIAGISVIWDKQFGFLKEILVAPASRKEAITGRIVGDSVMAVVQGLVILLLTFTIASSLKFSGVLPMILIGFLLAIAFSSFGVSLALRMTSMEGFQMIMSFLMLPLMFLSGAFYPVETMPTWMQYLAYINPLTYAVDAARHVLVNAPATTATAPIPGIPTVSLTRFSLMTDIGVLAVLALAFLAIAMISFERATIE